A genomic window from Shewanella vesiculosa includes:
- a CDS encoding MerR family transcriptional regulator, which yields MNMKAFSTLAGLSSHTLRYYEKVGLLNKIQRNSSGHRVYTAKDLAWITFIKRLKDTGMPLVKIQEYAQLRALGQSTVLDRQQLLEHHKDQLQAHIERQQQHLLALENKINLYKANKVS from the coding sequence ATGAACATGAAAGCATTTTCGACGTTAGCCGGATTATCTTCTCATACGCTGCGATATTATGAAAAAGTCGGTTTACTCAACAAGATTCAGCGAAACAGCAGTGGCCATCGAGTCTACACAGCTAAAGATTTAGCCTGGATTACGTTTATCAAACGCCTGAAAGACACTGGCATGCCTTTAGTAAAAATTCAAGAATACGCCCAATTGCGAGCATTAGGGCAAAGTACAGTATTAGATCGCCAACAACTACTTGAGCATCACAAAGACCAGTTGCAAGCTCACATTGAACGCCAGCAACAACATTTACTGGCGCTAGAAAACAAAATTAATTTGTATAAAGCGAATAAAGTCAGTTGA
- a CDS encoding VOC family protein, with translation MKRVTGIGGIFFKAKDAPALQAWYKRHLGIDVQEWGGTAFSWSDSNNKPVGGTTIWAVSSEKSDQFAPSQAPFMINYRVEDLKAVVAALKTEGCNVLDKIDESEFGKFAWVIDPEGNKVELWQPPLGQ, from the coding sequence ATGAAACGAGTCACAGGTATCGGCGGCATATTTTTTAAAGCAAAAGATGCACCTGCATTACAAGCTTGGTACAAGCGTCATCTCGGCATTGATGTTCAGGAATGGGGCGGCACGGCTTTCTCTTGGAGCGACTCAAATAACAAGCCCGTAGGTGGAACGACTATCTGGGCGGTGAGTTCAGAGAAAAGCGACCAGTTTGCTCCAAGCCAAGCCCCATTTATGATCAATTACCGAGTTGAAGACCTCAAAGCTGTCGTCGCAGCCCTAAAAACTGAAGGCTGTAACGTCCTCGATAAGATAGATGAGTCTGAATTTGGCAAGTTTGCGTGGGTGATCGATCCTGAAGGAAACAAAGTCGAATTATGGCAACCGCCTTTAGGTCAATAA
- a CDS encoding DUF3703 domain-containing protein — protein MNSYTKNITPYVQEQLSKADQSDRLGNVADSFVYLENAHVLGQESTYWHVKVHYLMLRWAIKQRDMNEAIGQMIRIIGAVLFTAIKGVPTGNTGGSNVSLVKVMPIKPEHAEIIAKVKKQHNSTSEKD, from the coding sequence TTGAATAGTTATACCAAAAATATCACTCCTTACGTGCAAGAGCAGTTATCTAAAGCAGATCAATCCGACCGTTTAGGTAATGTTGCAGATTCATTTGTTTACCTTGAGAATGCTCACGTGCTTGGGCAGGAATCAACCTATTGGCATGTAAAAGTGCATTATTTAATGCTGCGTTGGGCAATAAAACAGCGTGATATGAATGAAGCCATAGGTCAAATGATTCGTATCATTGGGGCGGTTTTATTCACTGCAATAAAAGGCGTACCAACGGGGAACACTGGCGGTAGCAATGTTAGCCTAGTAAAAGTCATGCCCATTAAACCAGAGCATGCCGAGATCATAGCGAAAGTAAAAAAACAACATAACTCAACGAGCGAAAAAGATTAA
- the ribB gene encoding 3,4-dihydroxy-2-butanone-4-phosphate synthase has translation MNQLSLLAEFGEPITRVENALAALREGRGVLLLDDEDRENEGDIIYSVEHLTTAQMALMIRECSGIVCLCLTDEHANKLQLPPMVINNNSANQTAFTISIEAKHGVTTGVSAQDRVTTIKTAANRDAKASDLAHPGHVFPLRARAGGVMSRRGHTEGTVDLMQMAGLMPAGVLCELANEDGSMAKTPEIIAFGLKHNMPVLTIEDMVMYRNQYDLKLA, from the coding sequence ATGAATCAGTTATCACTACTTGCCGAATTTGGCGAACCAATCACCCGTGTAGAAAATGCATTAGCAGCGCTTAGAGAAGGCCGAGGCGTATTACTACTCGATGATGAAGACCGCGAAAATGAAGGCGACATTATTTATTCTGTCGAGCACTTAACCACAGCCCAAATGGCATTAATGATCCGCGAATGCAGCGGCATTGTGTGTTTATGCTTAACCGACGAACACGCCAACAAGTTACAATTGCCGCCAATGGTTATCAATAACAACAGCGCCAACCAAACTGCGTTTACCATCTCCATTGAAGCAAAGCATGGAGTGACCACTGGCGTTTCCGCTCAAGATCGCGTTACCACCATTAAGACTGCGGCAAACCGCGATGCCAAAGCATCAGACTTGGCCCATCCTGGACACGTATTCCCATTACGTGCTCGCGCTGGCGGAGTGATGTCTCGTCGTGGTCATACCGAAGGCACAGTCGACTTAATGCAAATGGCAGGCTTAATGCCAGCTGGCGTATTATGCGAACTGGCCAACGAAGATGGCAGCATGGCCAAAACACCAGAAATTATCGCCTTTGGCCTTAAGCACAACATGCCTGTACTCACCATCGAAGACATGGTGATGTACCGCAACCAGTACGATTTAAAACTGGCATAA
- a CDS encoding thioesterase family protein, whose amino-acid sequence MNLYFRFIWLFIWRVGHCKRIGFLGTSRIDYRVLPLDCDINLHLTNSRYPAFMDLARTYLIAEMGLMKAFLKNRWLPIVNAAEFTYIRDIKPFEKFTINTKIVGWDEKYFYIEHRMHTERGLHCIAHVRGVFMCRGKQVPIETLIAAAGFTGDVPEMPAEVVKWKQFLQLKKQRNI is encoded by the coding sequence ATGAATTTGTATTTTCGTTTTATTTGGTTGTTTATATGGCGGGTAGGGCATTGTAAACGCATAGGTTTTTTAGGTACTAGCCGGATTGATTATCGTGTGTTGCCATTAGATTGTGACATCAATTTACACCTGACTAACTCCCGCTATCCAGCCTTTATGGATCTAGCCCGCACTTATTTGATAGCCGAAATGGGCTTGATGAAGGCATTTTTAAAAAACAGATGGTTACCCATTGTGAATGCTGCTGAGTTTACTTATATCCGCGATATTAAGCCATTTGAAAAATTTACCATAAACACCAAAATTGTCGGCTGGGATGAAAAGTATTTTTATATTGAGCATCGGATGCACACCGAGCGCGGCTTACATTGTATTGCTCATGTACGCGGTGTATTTATGTGTCGGGGTAAACAAGTGCCGATAGAAACCTTAATTGCGGCAGCCGGTTTCACTGGCGATGTGCCAGAGATGCCAGCGGAAGTGGTTAAATGGAAACAGTTTTTACAGCTTAAAAAACAACGTAATATTTAA
- a CDS encoding DNA-3-methyladenine glycosylase I has translation MARLEKFSDIWARACERKGGPAVVKSMLPDTLDIDEISQYTDAQLLSVMSKRVFQSGFVWRVVDNKWPAYEKAFFGFEPMKVLMLSPDQIQQRATDPELIRHQKKTQAIVDNAYMIQHINQEHGSFAEFIAHWPSDDITGLWQVLKKRGTRLGGNTGPYFLRAIGKDTFLLSQDVQAYLTGHNVVDAGFTSQTALRQTQAAFNHWQQESGMSLAQISRTISLGVGDNRV, from the coding sequence GTGGCAAGGTTAGAAAAATTCAGCGATATTTGGGCTCGAGCCTGTGAGCGTAAAGGCGGACCTGCGGTAGTGAAGTCGATGTTACCGGATACTCTCGATATTGACGAAATCAGCCAATATACTGATGCTCAATTGCTGTCTGTGATGAGCAAGCGGGTGTTTCAAAGTGGATTTGTGTGGCGAGTGGTTGATAACAAATGGCCTGCCTATGAGAAAGCTTTTTTTGGTTTTGAGCCGATGAAGGTACTGATGCTTTCACCCGATCAAATTCAACAGCGTGCAACCGACCCTGAGCTTATTCGTCATCAAAAGAAAACACAGGCGATTGTTGATAATGCCTATATGATCCAACACATTAACCAAGAGCATGGAAGTTTTGCGGAGTTTATTGCTCATTGGCCAAGCGATGATATTACCGGTTTATGGCAAGTGCTTAAAAAGCGCGGCACTCGTTTAGGCGGTAATACTGGGCCCTATTTTTTACGGGCAATTGGTAAAGATACCTTTTTATTAAGCCAAGATGTTCAAGCCTATTTAACTGGCCATAACGTGGTTGATGCTGGCTTTACATCGCAAACTGCTTTACGCCAAACCCAAGCGGCTTTTAATCATTGGCAACAAGAGTCGGGCATGAGCTTGGCGCAAATTAGCCGGACTATTTCATTGGGCGTGGGCGATAATCGCGTTTAA
- a CDS encoding TetR/AcrR family transcriptional regulator C-terminal domain-containing protein, with protein sequence MKPMNSEKQTRSQLKRAAIIEAARTTFKSLGVTATSMDKLAEVAGVSKRTVYNHFATKEALVMTLMTDLWEQALSQPTVAYDAHQPLEAQLQQLVRDDMDYLQSKEHIEVSRMLIGHLFYTTEMQQELQKVIKEENAILRWIKAATQDERLSVTDVEQAQAELQSLIKGQCFWPLIFQVEEPLNDEQKQQIAANITAMFLCRYKV encoded by the coding sequence ATGAAACCAATGAACTCAGAAAAACAAACACGTAGCCAATTAAAACGTGCTGCGATTATAGAGGCCGCCAGAACAACCTTTAAATCATTAGGGGTTACGGCTACCAGTATGGATAAGTTAGCCGAAGTGGCTGGGGTGTCTAAACGAACAGTCTATAATCACTTTGCGACTAAAGAAGCGTTAGTCATGACTTTAATGACAGACTTGTGGGAACAAGCATTATCTCAACCCACTGTAGCGTATGACGCGCATCAACCTTTAGAAGCACAATTACAGCAGTTAGTACGTGACGATATGGACTACTTACAATCAAAAGAACACATTGAAGTGTCGCGTATGTTAATTGGTCATTTGTTCTATACCACTGAAATGCAGCAAGAATTACAAAAAGTGATCAAAGAAGAGAATGCCATTTTACGTTGGATTAAAGCGGCCACGCAAGATGAGCGATTAAGCGTGACAGATGTCGAGCAAGCGCAAGCAGAATTGCAGAGTTTGATAAAAGGCCAATGTTTTTGGCCATTAATCTTTCAAGTTGAAGAGCCACTGAACGACGAACAAAAACAACAGATTGCCGCCAATATTACTGCCATGTTTTTATGTCGTTATAAGGTTTAA
- a CDS encoding efflux RND transporter periplasmic adaptor subunit has protein sequence MHKALKVAAVISAALWITACGKGDENAQSQQPRPPTPVGVMTVEAISQAIQVELPGRSRAYLEAEVRPQVTGIITKRAFTEGTEVKQGQSLYQIDAATYKAALVSAQADLASANAGLASAKAKAARYDKLVKTNAISKQDFDETEAAYKEAQAAVVVAKAAINTATINTEYTEVKAPISGRIGKSSVTAGALVTANQSNTLATIQQLDPINIDIVQSSAQLLRLKANLRSGQLLESENAKVTLILEDGSTYEQQGILQFAEVNVDETTGSVTLRAEFPNPDGILLPGMYVRALLNAGQDPQAILVPQRAITRNSKGEAVAMIVNQDSNVEMRVVKTAEVIGNQWRIVDGLSVGDKLIVEGLQKIRPGAPVSAQALTADQPQK, from the coding sequence ATGCACAAAGCATTGAAAGTCGCCGCAGTTATTTCTGCTGCATTATGGATTACCGCTTGTGGTAAAGGGGATGAAAATGCCCAGTCACAACAACCGCGACCACCTACACCTGTTGGCGTGATGACCGTTGAAGCGATTTCGCAAGCGATTCAAGTTGAGCTACCTGGCCGCAGTCGTGCGTATTTAGAAGCCGAAGTACGACCGCAAGTCACAGGTATTATCACTAAACGTGCCTTTACTGAAGGGACTGAAGTTAAGCAAGGTCAATCACTGTATCAAATTGACGCCGCAACCTATAAAGCAGCACTTGTAAGTGCGCAAGCCGATCTTGCGAGTGCCAATGCTGGTTTAGCCTCAGCCAAAGCCAAAGCCGCGCGTTATGACAAGTTAGTTAAAACCAATGCGATCAGTAAGCAAGATTTTGACGAGACTGAAGCGGCATATAAAGAAGCACAAGCTGCGGTTGTGGTTGCTAAAGCCGCGATTAATACAGCGACAATTAACACTGAATATACTGAAGTTAAAGCACCGATTTCTGGTCGTATTGGCAAATCATCAGTGACTGCCGGCGCCTTGGTGACGGCAAACCAAAGCAATACCTTAGCGACAATTCAACAGCTTGATCCCATTAATATCGACATAGTGCAGTCAAGTGCGCAGCTGTTACGTTTAAAAGCTAACTTACGTTCTGGGCAGTTACTGGAAAGTGAAAATGCTAAAGTAACCTTAATCCTTGAAGATGGTAGCACCTACGAACAACAAGGCATTCTACAATTTGCTGAAGTTAACGTTGATGAAACGACTGGCTCTGTAACCCTTCGCGCTGAGTTTCCTAATCCAGACGGAATACTGTTACCGGGTATGTATGTTCGTGCACTGCTCAATGCTGGCCAAGATCCACAAGCGATTTTAGTGCCACAACGTGCCATTACACGTAACTCTAAAGGTGAAGCTGTCGCAATGATAGTTAATCAAGACAGTAATGTTGAAATGCGCGTGGTAAAAACAGCTGAAGTGATTGGTAATCAATGGCGCATCGTTGATGGTTTGTCTGTTGGCGATAAATTAATTGTCGAAGGATTGCAAAAAATTCGTCCTGGTGCACCTGTTTCAGCTCAGGCGTTAACGGCTGACCAACCACAAAAATAG
- a CDS encoding efflux RND transporter permease subunit: MGLKDWSEREAPGEDVKSLAGRAMGHFAQIKEALVFAFVPPSVIELGTANGFDVYLKDLNGQGHAKLIEARNQLLGMASQNSNLVGVRPNGQEDAPIYKINIDHAKLRALDIDINSVNSVLGTAWGGSYVNDFIDRGRVKKVYVQGDAKYRMQPGDLDSWYVRNNNGEMVPFSAFASGTWEFGSPQLQRFNGVPAVNIQGSTAPGYSTGDAMDALEEMAKQLPPGYGLEWNGLSYEERLSGNQAPSLYALSILIVFLVLAALYESWSVPLSVILVVPLGIIGALLAMNGRGLPNDVFFQVGLLTTVGLATKNAILIVEFAKEYYEKGSGLIEATLHAVRVRLRPILMTSLAFGLGVVPLAISSGVGSGSQNAIGTAVLGGMMTSTFLGIFFVPLFFVVVERIFSKREKPTEEEDEKVDNDRKNI; encoded by the coding sequence GTGGGTTTAAAAGATTGGTCTGAACGTGAAGCACCGGGTGAAGATGTTAAATCATTGGCAGGACGAGCCATGGGCCACTTTGCGCAAATTAAAGAGGCGTTAGTGTTTGCCTTTGTGCCGCCATCAGTGATTGAGCTTGGCACTGCAAATGGTTTCGATGTCTACCTGAAAGACTTAAATGGTCAAGGACACGCCAAGTTAATTGAAGCGCGTAATCAATTATTAGGCATGGCTTCACAAAACTCGAATCTTGTTGGGGTTCGTCCAAATGGTCAGGAAGATGCGCCGATATACAAAATTAATATTGATCACGCTAAATTGCGTGCTTTAGATATTGATATTAATAGCGTCAACAGCGTGCTGGGTACCGCATGGGGTGGGTCATATGTGAATGACTTTATTGACCGTGGCCGAGTTAAAAAGGTTTATGTTCAGGGAGACGCTAAATATCGTATGCAACCCGGTGATTTAGACTCTTGGTATGTACGTAACAATAATGGTGAAATGGTACCGTTTTCGGCATTTGCATCGGGTACTTGGGAATTTGGCTCACCACAATTACAGCGTTTTAACGGTGTACCCGCGGTCAATATTCAAGGCTCAACAGCACCGGGTTATAGTACTGGTGACGCGATGGATGCATTAGAGGAGATGGCCAAGCAGCTTCCTCCAGGGTACGGCTTAGAGTGGAATGGTTTGTCGTACGAAGAACGTTTGTCGGGTAATCAAGCACCTAGTTTGTATGCTTTATCTATCCTAATTGTGTTCTTAGTATTGGCTGCACTGTATGAAAGCTGGTCAGTGCCTTTATCGGTGATTTTAGTGGTACCACTAGGGATTATTGGGGCGCTATTGGCAATGAATGGTCGCGGTTTACCTAACGATGTATTCTTCCAAGTCGGTCTGTTAACCACGGTGGGCCTGGCGACTAAAAACGCCATTCTAATTGTCGAGTTTGCCAAGGAATATTACGAAAAAGGATCTGGGCTAATTGAGGCAACATTACATGCGGTACGTGTGCGTTTACGCCCAATTCTAATGACTTCATTAGCATTTGGTTTAGGTGTTGTGCCATTAGCGATTAGTTCTGGAGTTGGCTCAGGTAGTCAAAATGCCATCGGTACTGCGGTATTGGGCGGTATGATGACCTCCACCTTCTTAGGTATCTTCTTTGTGCCGTTATTCTTTGTAGTGGTTGAGCGCATTTTCAGTAAGCGTGAAAAACCAACGGAAGAGGAAGATGAAAAAGTCGATAACGATAGAAAAAATATTTAA
- a CDS encoding lytic transglycosylase domain-containing protein translates to MDKMTSRSKVDSIKDPLSLTAGYVDEKPQPRTLTNDYPLKPSASVPSKQRIKASYSDNGIVSDLGVEKRKVYQYKQTNGVMVFSDVQPQGDDYQVLLYECFACRVDSVIDWYKIPLFTSPFAADVALAARQYQLDPALIRAVIHAESAFKMGALSKAGAKGLMQLMPATASDMGVDDPFNAQQNIRGGSRYLAQLLSQFNGDIDLACAAYNAGPTTVMQYRGIPPYPETQAYVKRVKILLKRYQKALAS, encoded by the coding sequence ATGGATAAGATGACGAGTCGAAGCAAGGTTGATTCAATCAAAGATCCATTGTCATTAACAGCAGGCTATGTCGATGAAAAACCGCAGCCGCGCACCTTAACGAATGACTACCCGTTAAAACCGTCGGCCAGTGTACCGAGTAAGCAGCGCATTAAGGCGAGTTATTCCGACAATGGTATCGTGAGTGATTTAGGCGTTGAAAAACGTAAAGTTTACCAATATAAGCAAACCAATGGCGTGATGGTATTTAGCGATGTACAACCGCAGGGTGATGACTACCAAGTGCTGTTGTATGAATGTTTTGCATGTCGTGTCGACTCGGTTATCGATTGGTATAAAATTCCATTATTTACTTCACCTTTTGCTGCCGATGTTGCTTTAGCAGCGCGCCAATATCAGCTGGATCCTGCACTTATTAGGGCCGTTATTCATGCTGAGTCGGCTTTCAAAATGGGTGCACTATCAAAAGCGGGTGCCAAAGGCTTGATGCAGTTAATGCCAGCGACCGCTAGCGATATGGGCGTTGATGATCCTTTTAATGCTCAGCAAAATATTCGCGGTGGCAGTCGTTATCTTGCACAGTTACTCAGCCAATTCAACGGCGACATTGACCTTGCGTGTGCAGCATACAATGCTGGCCCGACTACTGTGATGCAATACCGCGGCATACCGCCCTATCCTGAAACACAAGCTTATGTAAAGCGTGTAAAAATATTATTAAAACGCTATCAAAAGGCATTAGCCAGTTAA
- a CDS encoding M28 family peptidase encodes MNHLLDKLHSKRIPFRRTQGYGLASMAGLLILGAVAVPAVAADKSSAAPSQEDVRLYDIATAPQAQRIEQDIRTLVGFGTRHTLSDTQSDTQGIGAARRWIEAEFNRISKECGGCLEVVTVADTVQGKRIANPTEVVNVIAIQRGQTDPKRVVMMSGDIDSRVSDVLDASSISPGANDNASGVAGALEAARVLSKYQFNGTIVYAALSGEEQGLYGGNILADYAKAQNWQVQAVLNNDMIGNISGINGVVNNSSVRVFSEGVRIAETADEAKERYFSGGENDSASRNLARKIKSLADQYMTNLEVMLVYRLDRFGRGGHHLPFNQAGLPAVRIMETNENYNRQHQDIRVENGIAYGDVIEGVDFDFTAKLTALNALSLASQAWAPAPPTKVTIAGQVSPSTTLSWAKSDDKTVVGYRVYWRLTTVPEWTHSRYVGKVNQFTLDNMVIDNYLYGVASVAANGNVSPVVFPGAAGAFFK; translated from the coding sequence ATGAATCATTTACTTGATAAACTTCACTCCAAGCGTATCCCGTTCCGTCGCACTCAGGGCTATGGCCTTGCTAGTATGGCCGGATTACTGATATTGGGCGCTGTAGCTGTCCCCGCCGTTGCTGCCGATAAATCATCAGCTGCGCCATCGCAAGAAGATGTGCGTTTATACGACATCGCGACTGCACCACAAGCCCAGCGGATTGAGCAAGATATTCGCACTTTAGTTGGTTTCGGAACCCGCCATACCTTGTCTGATACTCAATCTGATACCCAGGGTATTGGTGCTGCAAGACGGTGGATTGAAGCTGAATTTAATCGTATATCTAAAGAGTGTGGCGGCTGTTTAGAAGTGGTGACTGTGGCTGATACCGTTCAAGGTAAACGAATTGCGAACCCAACCGAAGTGGTTAATGTTATTGCTATTCAACGTGGTCAAACAGATCCTAAGCGCGTAGTGATGATGAGCGGTGATATTGATTCACGTGTCAGTGATGTATTAGATGCCAGCTCAATTTCTCCTGGCGCTAATGACAATGCGTCGGGGGTTGCGGGAGCGCTAGAAGCTGCTCGCGTATTATCAAAATATCAATTTAACGGCACTATCGTTTATGCTGCGTTGTCGGGCGAAGAGCAAGGCCTGTATGGCGGTAATATTTTAGCTGACTATGCTAAAGCGCAAAATTGGCAGGTTCAAGCAGTATTAAATAATGACATGATTGGCAATATATCAGGCATTAATGGCGTGGTGAATAACAGTAGTGTGCGGGTGTTTTCTGAAGGTGTACGTATTGCCGAAACCGCAGATGAAGCCAAAGAACGCTATTTTAGTGGCGGCGAAAATGATTCTGCTTCACGTAATTTAGCCCGTAAAATTAAATCGTTAGCAGACCAGTACATGACTAATTTAGAGGTGATGCTAGTGTATCGCCTCGACCGTTTTGGCCGTGGTGGACATCATTTACCGTTTAATCAGGCTGGCTTGCCTGCCGTACGGATTATGGAAACCAACGAGAACTATAATCGTCAGCATCAAGATATTCGCGTTGAAAATGGCATTGCGTATGGTGATGTGATTGAAGGTGTTGATTTTGACTTTACAGCCAAATTGACTGCACTTAATGCACTGAGCTTAGCGTCACAAGCGTGGGCACCAGCACCGCCAACCAAGGTTACCATTGCAGGGCAAGTATCACCGAGTACTACCTTAAGTTGGGCAAAAAGTGATGATAAAACTGTTGTTGGATATCGCGTCTATTGGCGTTTAACCACAGTGCCTGAATGGACTCACAGTCGCTACGTCGGCAAGGTTAATCAGTTCACGTTGGATAATATGGTTATCGATAATTACTTATATGGCGTGGCCAGCGTTGCCGCGAATGGCAATGTCAGCCCAGTAGTGTTTCCGGGTGCAGCAGGTGCATTCTTTAAATAA
- a CDS encoding 23S rRNA (adenine(2030)-N(6))-methyltransferase RlmJ, translating into MLSYRHGYHAGNYADVLKHSMLIQVLKAMQKKDKPYVYIDTHAGAGAYSLTDEFAQKTGEYLDGVAKLWDHANLPTALADYVETVKHFNAEFDGELTVYPGSPAIVDVELRPQDRMVLHELHVTDHELLENYFIDDKQVKVIRGDGLKGLIAAVPPLERRGVILIDPSYEMKTDYQDVAETIIKAHKRFATGTFVLWYPVVKREQTEAMLTLLKNSGIKKQLRIEQAVSADSDEFGMTAAGLWVINPPWQLDVLAKEALDYLTPLLGHADGHTTVKWEVGE; encoded by the coding sequence ATGCTCAGTTATCGCCACGGTTATCATGCAGGCAATTATGCCGATGTGCTTAAGCACTCAATGCTTATTCAAGTATTAAAAGCGATGCAGAAAAAAGATAAACCTTATGTGTATATCGATACTCATGCAGGTGCCGGCGCCTACTCATTAACCGATGAGTTTGCTCAGAAAACGGGCGAGTATTTAGACGGCGTGGCTAAATTATGGGACCACGCAAATTTACCTACTGCATTGGCTGATTACGTTGAGACAGTAAAGCACTTTAACGCTGAATTTGATGGTGAATTAACGGTTTACCCTGGTTCACCTGCGATTGTCGATGTCGAACTGCGTCCGCAAGATCGTATGGTATTGCACGAACTCCATGTTACTGACCACGAGTTACTGGAAAATTATTTCATTGACGACAAGCAAGTAAAAGTCATTCGAGGCGATGGTTTAAAAGGATTAATTGCCGCGGTTCCTCCATTAGAGCGCCGTGGAGTCATATTAATTGATCCCAGCTATGAAATGAAAACTGACTATCAGGATGTGGCTGAAACCATTATTAAAGCTCATAAACGTTTTGCGACTGGGACATTTGTTTTATGGTATCCAGTGGTAAAACGTGAGCAAACAGAAGCTATGTTAACCTTGCTAAAAAACAGCGGAATTAAAAAACAGTTGCGCATTGAGCAAGCCGTTAGCGCTGACAGTGACGAGTTTGGCATGACAGCTGCTGGCTTATGGGTTATTAACCCACCTTGGCAATTAGATGTATTAGCCAAAGAAGCATTAGATTATTTAACTCCATTATTAGGTCATGCCGATGGCCATACGACTGTGAAGTGGGAAGTCGGTGAATAA